Sequence from the Brevundimonas sp. SGAir0440 genome:
ATCGAACCCTTCATGGCCGCCAGGTTGAAGATCATGTGGGCCGACACCCTGTCCATCGGGCAACCGCCCGATCCGGCCGAATACATCATGCCCAGTTTGAACAGGTCGTCGCCGGACATGTCCGCGGTCGGCAGGGGCAGACCGTCGTCGTGGGCCTGCAGGTCGTGCGCCATTTCTTGCGCGTTCATCACCGTATCTCCTCAACGGGCGCCCTTCTGGGCCCGCCTCTGAGACGCCATCAAATACCGGTGGTTTGAAGTTGAAGTTAACAGCGAAACGGGTCGCACGTACTTTTCAGTAAAGCAGAAATGAATACTTCCGACACGATTCAGACCTCGGAAATCTCTGATAAATCTCTCGTTTACGCCTCGCCGGAGCGGCCTACGCGCGCTGCAAACCTGACGGGATCGTTCAGCGGGCATTCAGGCGCGGAATCCGACCTTGCTCATCATTAACGGGTCGGATCGGCACATCCGTCGGCGGCCCAGAATGGAGCACGAAGATGAACCGCCTCACCAAGGCCGCCGTCGTCGCCCTCGCCCTGTCGACCACGGCCGTGCCGATGCTCGTTCAGGCCCAGGACCGCGACCGCCGCGAGTATCGTCAGGATCGTCGTGACGACCGCCGCGACTTCCGACAGGAACGCCGTGAAGATCGCCGCGACTGGCGCGACGGTCGCTACGACAGCCGTCAGGATTATCGCCGTGATCGCCGCGACGACCGCCGCGACTACTGGGCG
This genomic interval carries:
- a CDS encoding sel1 repeat family protein, with the protein product MNAQEMAHDLQAHDDGLPLPTADMSGDDLFKLGMMYSAGSGGCPMDRVSAHMIFNLAAMKGSIEARVYRREMSLEMEREEIAEAQKAARRYIDQGVVQLVA